In Paenibacillus larvae subsp. larvae, the following proteins share a genomic window:
- the coaE gene encoding dephospho-CoA kinase (Dephospho-CoA kinase (CoaE) performs the final step in coenzyme A biosynthesis.), whose protein sequence is MNIGLTGGIACGKTTVASSLVRRGALLIDADLLAREVVEPGSPILEQVTSHFGQGILHPDGSLNRKALGEKVFRDKASRKLLESILHPAIRLLMEERMNCYEKEYPDKLIVADVPLLYESGFDGMFAEVMVVYVPQNVQLERLMERDKLTEEQALSRIRAQMSIEEKKKRADILIENQGDLLETERQLDEFWKRKGLT, encoded by the coding sequence ATGAATATAGGCTTAACAGGCGGTATCGCCTGTGGAAAAACGACCGTTGCCTCCAGTCTTGTCCGGCGCGGCGCACTATTGATTGATGCGGATCTTCTCGCCCGGGAAGTAGTAGAACCGGGAAGCCCTATACTGGAGCAAGTCACGTCACATTTTGGACAAGGCATCCTGCACCCGGATGGTTCTCTAAATCGAAAAGCTTTAGGAGAAAAAGTTTTTAGGGATAAGGCCTCCAGAAAACTGCTGGAAAGTATCCTCCATCCCGCCATCAGGCTTCTTATGGAAGAACGCATGAACTGCTATGAAAAAGAATACCCGGACAAACTGATAGTGGCAGATGTACCTTTGCTATATGAATCCGGATTTGATGGTATGTTTGCAGAGGTTATGGTTGTTTATGTTCCACAGAATGTTCAGCTTGAACGTCTTATGGAGAGGGACAAGCTTACGGAGGAACAGGCACTTAGCCGGATTCGGGCTCAAATGTCCATTGAAGAAAAGAAAAAACGAGCTGATATACTTATAGAAAACCAAGGGGATCTCTTAGAAACAGAACGTCAATTGGACGAATTTTGGAAGAGGAAGGGGCTTACATGA
- a CDS encoding alpha/beta-type small acid-soluble spore protein has product MGTGQSRSSNVLVVPQANAALDQLKYEVAQELGIVIPQDGYYGNMATRDTGAIGGHITRRLVQIAEQQLSGTQGSR; this is encoded by the coding sequence ATGGGTACAGGACAATCTCGTAGCAGTAACGTATTAGTTGTTCCTCAAGCAAATGCTGCGTTGGACCAATTGAAATACGAAGTAGCTCAAGAGCTTGGTATCGTCATTCCTCAGGATGGATACTATGGCAACATGGCTACTCGTGACACTGGAGCGATTGGTGGTCACATCACTCGCCGCTTAGTTCAAATCGCCGAACAGCAACTTTCCGGTACACAAGGTAGCCGATAA
- a CDS encoding ABC transporter substrate-binding protein, whose product MRRKVSLIVLSLLLLSFLALTGCSGSKEEKVTLNFWYGWTGPEADALEKLIKEFNDTHKEIQVKGLSQSDYQKQLTAITGGNPPDLASQFGQNVASWGVKGAMLPLDDYIKKENVDLNDFIPSALSTSQYNGKTYALPIAMHVTMLFYNKDLLKEAGFDGPPKTVKEMKQYAEKLSVVKEEGRLERLGLWPGTDPYTFAYVFNGKFYDPDKNEVTPEDPGFKAAIQLSKDLWDKYGSENLDRFSSSLGKYQSAQNPFFSGKYAMTIDGEWLPNFIKQYAPNLNYGITSIPYNDEHPELKNVGNINTSVFYIPKGAKHPEQSWTFLKWMTEKSHMSKFDAALGNLPTRKSALEDPAFNDVPGFKEFLNYAKSDNLHTFPIVPFMNEYMDEIKVQYDAILRGKISMDEALKQIKEKIQPLADKK is encoded by the coding sequence ATGCGGAGAAAAGTTAGCCTGATTGTTCTATCGCTTTTGTTACTTTCATTTCTTGCCTTGACAGGCTGTTCGGGCAGCAAAGAGGAGAAAGTAACCTTGAATTTCTGGTATGGCTGGACAGGGCCGGAAGCGGATGCCTTGGAAAAACTGATTAAAGAATTCAATGATACACACAAAGAGATACAGGTGAAGGGGCTGAGTCAAAGTGACTATCAAAAGCAGCTGACGGCTATTACAGGAGGAAATCCTCCGGACCTTGCGTCCCAATTCGGTCAGAACGTGGCCTCATGGGGAGTCAAGGGGGCAATGCTTCCGCTTGATGACTATATCAAAAAGGAAAATGTGGATTTGAATGATTTTATTCCTTCGGCATTATCCACGTCCCAATACAATGGAAAAACGTATGCGCTTCCAATTGCGATGCATGTTACCATGCTTTTTTATAACAAAGATTTGCTGAAAGAAGCGGGATTTGACGGACCTCCAAAAACCGTAAAAGAAATGAAACAATATGCCGAGAAATTAAGCGTAGTAAAAGAGGAAGGGCGCCTGGAACGTCTTGGCCTCTGGCCCGGAACGGACCCGTATACTTTTGCTTATGTTTTTAACGGAAAATTTTATGACCCGGATAAAAATGAAGTAACGCCGGAAGATCCGGGTTTCAAGGCAGCCATCCAGCTTTCCAAGGACCTGTGGGATAAATACGGCAGTGAGAATCTGGACCGTTTCTCCTCTAGTCTGGGTAAATATCAATCAGCCCAGAACCCGTTCTTTTCGGGAAAATATGCTATGACTATAGACGGGGAATGGCTTCCGAACTTTATCAAACAGTATGCGCCCAACCTGAATTACGGAATCACTTCCATCCCTTATAATGATGAGCATCCGGAGCTTAAAAATGTCGGCAACATCAACACATCCGTTTTCTATATTCCTAAGGGGGCAAAACACCCTGAACAATCCTGGACTTTCCTCAAATGGATGACCGAGAAAAGCCATATGTCCAAATTTGACGCGGCCCTCGGAAACCTTCCTACACGGAAAAGCGCACTTGAAGACCCCGCATTTAACGATGTGCCGGGATTTAAAGAATTTTTGAATTATGCCAAAAGTGATAACCTTCACACTTTCCCGATCGTCCCGTTCATGAATGAGTATATGGATGAAATCAAGGTACAATATGACGCTATCCTGAGAGGGAAAATCAGTATGGACGAAGCTTTAAAACAAATCAAAGAAAAAATCCAGCCGCTGGCGGACAAGAAGTAG
- a CDS encoding lytic transglycosylase domain-containing protein: MRFLRKKRVFALLLIVFLFILFYNSEFIGKRIYPISYQNEIKQSAAEHNMDPLVLAAIIRVETNFSPESVSKVGAMGIMQIMPETAEWIHKQTNIPLSDFTKVDVNIRMGAWYLSYLKEMYDGNMLYAIAAYNAGQGNVNKWKKNQIWDGTKDGISNIPFGETRHYVQKVLYYYTKYQKVYKSI; this comes from the coding sequence ATGAGATTTCTCCGAAAAAAGAGAGTTTTTGCTCTTTTGCTGATCGTTTTTTTGTTTATACTATTCTATAATAGTGAATTTATCGGAAAAAGAATTTACCCGATTTCCTACCAGAACGAAATAAAACAAAGCGCGGCAGAGCATAATATGGACCCTCTGGTACTTGCTGCTATTATTCGTGTTGAAACGAACTTTTCTCCGGAAAGCGTATCTAAAGTCGGAGCTATGGGAATCATGCAGATTATGCCGGAAACAGCCGAATGGATTCATAAACAAACGAATATCCCTCTTAGTGATTTTACTAAAGTAGATGTCAATATTCGCATGGGAGCCTGGTATCTGAGCTATTTAAAAGAAATGTACGATGGAAATATGCTGTATGCTATCGCCGCTTATAACGCAGGACAGGGAAATGTGAACAAATGGAAGAAAAATCAAATATGGGACGGTACAAAGGACGGCATTAGCAATATTCCTTTTGGAGAAACCCGCCACTATGTCCAAAAGGTATTGTATTACTATACAAAATATCAAAAAGTATATAAAAGTATATAA
- the nrdR gene encoding transcriptional regulator NrdR, whose protein sequence is MKCPFCDHLGTKVLDSRAANDNKSIRRRRECEKCMRRFTTFEMVEETPLMVVKKDGSREEFNRDKILRGLVRACEKRPVSVDQLEQIVTEVEMRVRNMAKPEVDSREIGELVMEQLYPVDEVAYIRFASVYRQFKDISMFMKELNELLGRGNETDI, encoded by the coding sequence ATGAAGTGTCCTTTCTGTGACCACCTGGGTACGAAAGTCCTGGATTCAAGAGCCGCCAACGATAATAAGTCCATAAGACGGCGCCGGGAATGCGAGAAATGCATGCGCAGGTTTACTACTTTTGAAATGGTAGAAGAAACACCTTTAATGGTAGTAAAGAAAGACGGCAGCCGTGAAGAGTTTAATCGTGACAAAATATTGCGCGGATTAGTCCGGGCCTGTGAAAAGCGTCCGGTGTCTGTAGACCAGCTGGAACAGATCGTAACCGAAGTAGAAATGCGGGTGCGCAATATGGCCAAACCGGAGGTAGACAGCCGGGAGATAGGCGAGCTTGTTATGGAACAATTATACCCTGTTGACGAAGTGGCTTATATCCGTTTTGCTTCGGTGTACCGCCAATTTAAGGATATCAGTATGTTCATGAAAGAATTGAACGAACTGCTGGGCAGAGGAAATGAAACTGATATATAG